One genomic segment of Mycolicibacterium neworleansense includes these proteins:
- the rfbA gene encoding glucose-1-phosphate thymidylyltransferase RfbA: MRGILLAGGSGTRLHPITMGVSKQLLPVYDKPLVYYPLSTLIMAGIRDILVITTPTDGPAFRRLLGDGSAFGVNLSYATQQQPEGLAQAFMIGAEHIGTGSVALVLGDNVFYGPGLGTSLRRFQNVSGGAIFAYWVANPAAYGVVEFNADGTALSLEEKPAVPKSQYAVPGLYFYDNDVIEIARSLRKSARGEYEITEINQTYLDQGRLSVEVLARGTAWLDTGTFDSLLDASDFVRTIERRQGLKIGVPEEIAWRSGYINDNQLAARAKELPKSGYGDYLLQLLKRK, from the coding sequence ATGCGCGGAATTCTCCTGGCCGGCGGGTCCGGCACCCGGCTGCATCCGATCACCATGGGTGTCAGCAAGCAACTGCTGCCGGTGTACGACAAACCGCTCGTCTACTACCCGCTGTCCACCCTGATCATGGCCGGTATCCGCGATATCCTGGTGATCACCACGCCCACCGACGGCCCGGCCTTCCGGCGCCTGCTCGGTGACGGCTCGGCATTCGGGGTGAACCTGAGCTACGCCACCCAACAGCAGCCCGAGGGGCTGGCCCAGGCGTTCATGATCGGCGCCGAGCACATCGGCACCGGTTCGGTGGCACTCGTGTTGGGCGACAACGTTTTCTACGGCCCAGGTCTGGGGACGAGCCTGCGCCGGTTTCAAAACGTCAGCGGCGGAGCCATTTTCGCTTACTGGGTGGCGAACCCGGCGGCCTACGGCGTGGTCGAGTTCAACGCGGACGGCACCGCCTTGTCACTCGAGGAAAAGCCGGCCGTGCCCAAGTCCCAGTACGCGGTGCCGGGGCTGTACTTCTATGACAACGACGTCATAGAGATAGCCCGGTCGCTGCGGAAATCGGCCCGCGGTGAATATGAGATCACCGAGATCAACCAGACCTATCTCGACCAGGGCCGGCTCTCGGTCGAGGTGCTGGCCCGCGGGACGGCCTGGCTGGACACCGGCACCTTCGACTCCCTTCTGGACGCCAGCGATTTCGTGCGCACCATCGAACGCCGCCAAGGATTGAAAATCGGGGTGCCCGAGGAGATCGCGTGGCGGTCCGGCTATATCAATGACAATCAACTGGCCGCCCGTGCCAAGGAACTGCCCAAATCCGGGTACGGCGACTATCTACTGCAACTGCTGAAGCGCAAGTAG
- a CDS encoding GAP1-N2 domain-containing protein, which yields MTSRYGQLAYTSFDAVGSTGGWQVKETSGGLTPEETQALMAGVRTVFRPVGQMPDFPTPEQLEQGPRRLAYRHLGDGAGYWHTFPAGSDSTGRPGNVFAHVLLDRAPHTHPRCRAIQRWRSPHWLQPYGAAAVARAVLPGALPEVGSAVTKDSVVAFALDTTTWRLATLFALMDAVAAALAGGPPVVLGVQSPDAAAQWIGLLSFLMSPGTAAELSFSTFDRAEQVTPHSGQLLSAVPIEDLAAVEPGMAVISEAETVSLGELGGDPHRTAGGHRIEVTRWSVMAQVVLLDVASARRVLDDIDTLSTQVRDDRLHPAWPMAMAVAGRPEFADAQVEAHEVIAAHSPSGALVGSEAAHTIADVFSAVVGTTTADAWRAVHELPDGAGAAFADATYFARAIADDVWLSQTGPIPLGPRMFHGKPIPSSLRKAIGPALERSQVQGPDRLLRVVDLLLRAGVADDRLQAALTDGVLPGLADPRVRGLIGAADRLSLGTLLLRDGDAEGSTVGDDVLDWLAEAARVPEPAELAAAQPWDPVWTRAALRGLRSRRRGPALPGDLGAQLWWLRMTDPEHFAAAAAAAVWNPSDLLMAIGTEPLPRMAALRTLVGAADSESLQQLAGKVIDDNGDNVAVACAAVRHIEPGDWLNQRYLHTHQSSYVPLWDQVLTGLEPGSVHPDFTARLLAFALLGVLTGQPYPRACNALAGEKGCGTQAVARVLPLVDGGQLAPVTVVAVSLLRAAATESGGHVLDPVDRLAGVLAGQVAAGMGSADAESVVVLMAQLSGDSSEGAMRGYRKMVNRLLTRRGDNPSLAERLRGSRG from the coding sequence ATGACGTCGCGCTACGGCCAGCTCGCCTACACATCGTTCGATGCCGTCGGGAGTACCGGCGGCTGGCAGGTCAAGGAAACCAGCGGCGGTCTGACACCCGAGGAGACGCAGGCGTTGATGGCCGGGGTCCGCACGGTGTTCCGGCCGGTCGGGCAGATGCCCGATTTCCCCACTCCCGAGCAGCTCGAGCAGGGTCCCCGCCGGCTGGCCTACCGCCATCTCGGTGACGGCGCCGGGTACTGGCACACCTTTCCGGCCGGGTCGGACAGCACGGGCCGGCCGGGCAACGTCTTCGCCCACGTGTTGTTGGACCGTGCCCCCCACACCCACCCGCGCTGCCGGGCCATCCAACGGTGGCGGTCGCCGCACTGGCTGCAGCCCTACGGCGCCGCCGCGGTGGCCCGCGCCGTGCTCCCCGGGGCGCTGCCGGAGGTGGGCAGCGCGGTGACCAAGGACAGCGTGGTGGCGTTTGCACTGGACACCACCACCTGGCGGTTGGCGACGTTGTTCGCGCTCATGGATGCGGTGGCCGCGGCGCTGGCCGGCGGGCCGCCGGTGGTGCTGGGTGTGCAGTCTCCGGATGCGGCCGCGCAGTGGATCGGTCTGCTGAGCTTCCTGATGTCGCCCGGCACCGCGGCGGAGTTGAGCTTTTCCACCTTTGACCGCGCCGAGCAGGTCACCCCGCACAGTGGCCAGTTGCTCAGCGCGGTGCCGATCGAGGACCTCGCCGCGGTCGAACCGGGAATGGCGGTTATCAGCGAAGCCGAGACCGTATCGCTGGGCGAGCTCGGCGGCGATCCGCACCGCACCGCGGGCGGACACCGGATCGAGGTGACTCGGTGGTCGGTGATGGCGCAGGTGGTCCTGCTCGACGTGGCCTCCGCACGGCGCGTACTCGATGACATCGACACGCTGTCCACGCAGGTGCGCGACGACAGGCTGCACCCGGCGTGGCCGATGGCCATGGCGGTGGCCGGGCGCCCGGAATTCGCCGACGCGCAGGTCGAGGCCCACGAGGTGATCGCCGCGCATTCCCCGTCCGGGGCGCTGGTCGGGTCCGAGGCCGCGCACACCATCGCCGACGTGTTCTCGGCCGTGGTCGGCACCACCACGGCCGATGCCTGGCGGGCGGTGCACGAGTTGCCGGATGGGGCCGGCGCGGCCTTCGCCGATGCCACGTACTTCGCGCGGGCGATCGCTGATGACGTGTGGCTGTCCCAGACCGGTCCAATCCCGTTGGGGCCGAGAATGTTTCACGGGAAACCAATACCTTCGTCGTTGCGGAAGGCGATCGGGCCCGCCCTGGAGCGTAGTCAGGTCCAGGGCCCGGATCGGTTGCTGCGCGTCGTCGACCTGCTGTTGCGGGCCGGGGTGGCCGACGACCGGCTGCAGGCGGCGCTGACCGACGGTGTGCTCCCCGGTCTGGCCGACCCTCGGGTGCGCGGGCTGATCGGTGCCGCCGACCGGCTGTCCCTGGGGACGCTGTTGCTGCGCGACGGTGACGCGGAGGGCAGCACCGTCGGCGACGACGTGCTGGACTGGCTGGCCGAGGCCGCCCGGGTGCCCGAACCGGCCGAACTCGCGGCCGCCCAGCCGTGGGATCCGGTGTGGACCCGCGCCGCGTTGCGTGGTCTGCGATCGCGCCGCCGCGGCCCGGCACTGCCGGGCGATCTCGGTGCGCAGCTGTGGTGGCTGCGGATGACCGATCCGGAGCATTTCGCGGCCGCGGCCGCCGCGGCCGTCTGGAATCCGTCGGATCTGCTGATGGCCATCGGCACCGAGCCGCTGCCCCGGATGGCCGCGCTGCGCACCCTGGTGGGCGCCGCCGACTCCGAGTCGCTGCAGCAGTTGGCGGGCAAGGTGATCGACGACAACGGCGACAACGTAGCGGTGGCGTGTGCGGCCGTGCGGCACATCGAACCGGGGGACTGGCTGAATCAGCGCTATCTGCACACCCACCAGAGCTCGTATGTGCCGCTGTGGGACCAGGTGCTGACCGGGCTGGAACCAGGCTCGGTGCACCCGGACTTCACCGCTCGGCTCCTGGCGTTTGCGCTGTTGGGCGTGCTGACGGGGCAGCCGTACCCGCGGGCCTGCAACGCCTTGGCCGGCGAAAAAGGTTGCGGCACACAGGCGGTGGCCCGCGTGCTACCGCTGGTCGACGGCGGCCAATTGGCGCCGGTGACAGTCGTGGCGGTCAGCCTGCTCCGGGCCGCGGCGACCGAGTCCGGTGGCCACGTCCTCGACCCCGTGGACCGGCTCGCAGGCGTGCTGGCCGGGCAGGTGGCCGCGGGCATGGGCAGCGCCGACGCGGAATCCGTGGTGGTGTTGATGGCGCAGTTGTCGGGTGACTCCTCCGAGGGGGCGATGCGCGGATACCGCAAAATGGTGAACAGGCTGCTGACGCGGCGGGGTGACAATCCGTCGCTGGCGGAGCGACTGAGGGGGAGCCGGGGCTGA
- a CDS encoding FHA domain-containing protein FhaB/FipA → MQGLVLQLTRVGFLLLLWLFIWSVLRILRTDIYAPTGAVMVRRGLALRGSLLPSRDRRHIARQLVVTEGALAGTRITLGAQPVLIGRADDSTLVLTDDYASTRHARLSPRGSEWYVEDLGSTNGTYLDRAKVTTAVRVSIGTPVRIGKTVIELRP, encoded by the coding sequence ATGCAGGGGTTAGTGCTGCAGCTGACACGTGTCGGATTCCTCCTGCTGCTGTGGCTGTTCATCTGGTCGGTGCTGCGCATCCTGCGGACCGATATCTACGCGCCCACGGGCGCGGTGATGGTGCGCCGGGGGTTGGCTCTGCGCGGTTCCCTGCTGCCGAGCCGGGACCGCCGTCACATCGCGCGGCAATTGGTGGTCACCGAGGGCGCACTGGCCGGAACCCGCATCACGTTGGGTGCCCAGCCGGTGCTGATCGGCCGTGCCGACGACTCCACTCTTGTGCTCACCGATGATTACGCTTCGACGCGCCACGCCCGTCTCTCACCACGAGGTTCGGAGTGGTACGTCGAGGACCTAGGATCGACCAACGGCACATACCTTGACAGGGCGAAGGTGACAACAGCGGTAAGAGTTTCGATCGGAACACCGGTTCGAATCGGTAAGACGGTAATCGAGTTGCGTCCGTGA
- a CDS encoding FtsW/RodA/SpoVE family cell cycle protein has protein sequence MTTQPQSPVTVMPPLPNRRNAELLLLGFAAFITTVALLIVEANQEQGLSWDLARHVITFMVLMGAAHVAVRRFAPYADPLLLPVVALLNGLGLVMIHRLDLAKGELTADGLGGTANQQMMWTLVGVIGFSVVVALLTDHRMLARYGYICALTGLVLLVIPALLPAKYSEQYGAKIWIQFPGFSIQPAEFSKILLLIFFAAVLVAKRDLFTSAGKHFLGLDLPRPRDLAPLLLAWAASVGVMVFEKDLGTSLLLYASFLVLVYVATERLSWVVIGLALFAAGSIVAYQVFGHVRVRVETWLDPFADPDGAGYQMVQSLFSFATGGIFGTGLGNGQPGTVPAAATDFIIAAIGEELGLVGLAGVLMLYTILIIRGMRTAIAVRDSFGKLLAAGLASTLAIQLFIVVGGVTKLIPLTGLTTPWMSYGGSSLLANYILLAILVRISHAARRPITTTPAPNPTPIAAANTEVIEKV, from the coding sequence ATGACGACTCAACCTCAGTCGCCGGTTACCGTCATGCCGCCGCTACCCAATCGGCGCAACGCGGAACTGCTGCTTCTGGGGTTTGCCGCCTTCATCACCACGGTGGCGCTGCTGATCGTGGAGGCCAACCAGGAACAGGGCCTGAGCTGGGATCTGGCCCGCCACGTCATCACGTTCATGGTCCTGATGGGGGCCGCGCACGTGGCCGTGCGCCGGTTCGCGCCCTATGCCGACCCACTGCTGCTGCCCGTCGTGGCACTGCTCAACGGGCTGGGCCTGGTGATGATCCACCGGCTCGACCTGGCCAAGGGCGAGCTGACCGCCGACGGGCTCGGCGGCACCGCCAACCAGCAGATGATGTGGACGCTGGTCGGTGTCATCGGATTCTCGGTCGTGGTCGCGCTGCTGACAGACCACCGCATGCTGGCCCGGTACGGGTACATCTGCGCGCTGACCGGCCTTGTGCTGCTTGTCATCCCGGCATTGCTTCCGGCGAAGTACTCCGAGCAGTACGGCGCCAAGATCTGGATCCAGTTCCCCGGCTTCTCGATTCAGCCCGCCGAGTTCTCCAAGATCCTGCTGCTCATCTTCTTCGCGGCGGTGCTGGTGGCCAAGCGCGACCTGTTCACCAGCGCGGGAAAGCATTTCCTCGGACTCGACCTGCCGCGGCCCCGCGACCTGGCTCCCCTGCTACTGGCCTGGGCCGCCTCGGTGGGTGTGATGGTTTTCGAAAAGGACTTGGGCACTTCACTTCTGCTGTACGCGTCGTTCCTGGTGCTGGTCTACGTGGCCACCGAGCGGCTGAGCTGGGTAGTGATCGGCCTTGCCCTGTTCGCAGCGGGAAGCATTGTGGCGTACCAGGTTTTCGGCCATGTCCGGGTGCGGGTGGAGACCTGGCTCGACCCGTTCGCCGATCCTGACGGCGCCGGCTACCAGATGGTGCAGTCCCTGTTCAGCTTCGCCACCGGAGGCATCTTCGGCACCGGTCTGGGCAACGGACAGCCCGGGACGGTGCCCGCCGCCGCCACCGATTTCATCATCGCCGCGATCGGCGAGGAACTCGGATTGGTCGGGCTGGCAGGCGTTCTCATGCTCTACACGATCCTGATCATCCGCGGGATGCGCACCGCGATCGCGGTCCGCGACAGCTTCGGCAAGCTTCTGGCGGCCGGGCTGGCCTCGACACTGGCGATCCAGCTGTTCATCGTGGTCGGCGGCGTCACCAAACTGATCCCGTTGACCGGCCTGACGACTCCGTGGATGTCCTACGGCGGCTCCTCACTGCTGGCCAACTACATCCTGCTGGCCATCCTGGTGCGCATCTCGCATGCCGCACGCCGCCCGATCACCACCACCCCGGCGCCCAACCCGACTCCCATCGCCGCG
- a CDS encoding nitroreductase family protein: MSSTGSATDNLWEVMSTSRTIRRFTDAPVDDATLTRCLQAAVWAPSGANAQAWRFVVLRSAEQRAVVAKAAAQALAVIEPVYGMTRPAQDDTSRRARTNRAIYELHDRAGEFTSVLFTQQRFTTASELLLGGSIFPAMQNFLLAARAQGLGACLTSWASYGGEQLLREAVGVPDDWMLAGHVVVGWPRGSHGPVRRRPVNELVCIDHWDNPAP; the protein is encoded by the coding sequence ATGTCTTCGACCGGATCCGCCACGGACAACCTGTGGGAAGTGATGTCGACATCGCGGACGATCCGGCGGTTCACCGACGCACCGGTCGACGACGCGACGCTGACCCGCTGTCTGCAGGCCGCGGTCTGGGCGCCGTCTGGGGCGAACGCGCAGGCCTGGCGGTTCGTCGTACTGCGCTCGGCCGAGCAACGCGCCGTCGTCGCCAAGGCCGCGGCCCAGGCGCTCGCGGTCATCGAACCCGTCTACGGCATGACACGTCCCGCCCAAGACGACACCAGCCGACGGGCCAGGACCAACCGCGCCATCTACGAATTGCACGACCGGGCAGGCGAGTTCACCTCGGTGCTGTTCACCCAGCAACGCTTTACCACCGCCTCGGAACTGCTGCTCGGCGGATCGATCTTCCCCGCCATGCAGAACTTCCTGCTCGCGGCCCGGGCCCAGGGGCTGGGGGCCTGCCTGACCAGCTGGGCCTCCTACGGTGGGGAACAACTGCTGCGTGAGGCCGTCGGGGTGCCCGACGACTGGATGCTGGCCGGTCACGTGGTGGTGGGCTGGCCGCGCGGATCTCACGGCCCGGTGCGCCGGCGACCCGTCAACGAGCTGGTCTGCATCGACCATTGGGACAACCCGGCACCCTAG
- a CDS encoding DUF3662 and FHA domain-containing protein, giving the protein MGLVDRIERKLESTVGDAFARVFGGSIVPREVETALCREAETRARTVAGGQVLAPNDYVITLSGTDYKKVSADTDLTSTAFAKHLGGFIRDQGWQTYGDVVVRFEQSPNLHTGQFRAHGAVNPDSTAGESARAQGDHAFTAESGEPPMTDNPNYRGGQGQGRPGDDYYDDRYGHPQDDPRGGQYPPDQGGYPPQEPGGYPPQRGGYGGDRGGYPDQGGYPDQGGYPDQGGYPDQGNYPPQSYEQQRPPAGYGGQQGGGYDRGYGGQPGGGYGQPPQGGQPGYGGAEYDYGRQDQRQGGGYPEQGGYGGGAQPYGRQDYGQQQDYGRGYAEPQQGGYPEQGGYGEPGYGEQGGGYGGGEYGAPQGGQPGYGGQQGGYGGGDYAAGGAAVTLQLDDGSGRTYQLREGANVIGRGQDAQFRLPDTGVSRRHLEIRWDGQVALLSDLNSTNGTTVNNAPVQEWQLADGDVIRLGHSEIIVRVH; this is encoded by the coding sequence ATGGGTCTGGTCGACCGCATCGAACGCAAACTCGAGTCGACCGTCGGCGATGCGTTCGCCCGGGTCTTCGGCGGCTCGATAGTGCCCCGAGAAGTAGAGACGGCGTTGTGCCGGGAAGCCGAAACCCGAGCCCGTACGGTGGCCGGTGGACAAGTTTTGGCACCGAACGACTACGTAATTACGCTCAGTGGCACTGACTATAAGAAGGTAAGCGCCGATACTGACCTGACCTCGACCGCGTTCGCCAAGCATCTGGGGGGATTCATCCGTGATCAGGGGTGGCAAACGTATGGTGATGTTGTCGTTAGATTCGAGCAATCACCGAACCTGCACACCGGACAGTTCCGCGCGCACGGCGCGGTCAACCCCGATTCGACCGCTGGCGAATCCGCGCGAGCCCAAGGCGACCATGCGTTCACCGCAGAATCAGGAGAACCACCTATGACCGATAACCCGAATTACCGCGGCGGCCAGGGACAAGGGCGGCCCGGCGACGACTATTACGACGACCGCTACGGACACCCGCAGGATGACCCCCGCGGCGGCCAGTACCCGCCGGATCAGGGCGGCTACCCTCCGCAGGAACCGGGCGGTTACCCCCCGCAGCGCGGCGGCTACGGCGGCGACCGGGGTGGGTACCCCGACCAGGGCGGCTACCCGGACCAGGGTGGATACCCCGATCAAGGCGGCTACCCCGACCAGGGCAACTACCCTCCGCAGTCCTACGAGCAGCAGCGTCCGCCCGCCGGTTACGGCGGTCAGCAGGGCGGCGGTTATGACCGCGGCTACGGCGGCCAGCCGGGCGGCGGCTACGGCCAGCCTCCTCAGGGCGGGCAGCCCGGTTACGGCGGCGCCGAGTACGACTACGGACGTCAGGACCAGCGTCAGGGCGGTGGCTACCCCGAGCAGGGTGGCTACGGCGGCGGCGCCCAGCCCTACGGACGTCAGGACTACGGCCAGCAGCAGGACTATGGCCGCGGCTATGCCGAGCCCCAGCAGGGCGGTTACCCCGAGCAGGGTGGCTACGGGGAGCCGGGCTATGGCGAGCAGGGCGGCGGCTACGGCGGCGGCGAGTACGGCGCACCGCAGGGCGGCCAGCCCGGGTACGGCGGCCAGCAGGGCGGGTACGGCGGCGGCGATTATGCCGCCGGCGGCGCTGCGGTCACCCTCCAGCTCGACGACGGCAGTGGTCGTACCTACCAGTTGCGCGAAGGCGCCAACGTGATCGGCCGCGGACAGGACGCGCAGTTCCGTCTTCCCGACACCGGGGTGTCACGCCGGCATCTGGAGATCCGGTGGGACGGCCAGGTTGCGTTGCTGTCAGACCTCAACTCCACCAACGGCACCACCGTGAACAACGCCCCGGTGCAGGAGTGGCAGTTGGCCGACGGCGACGTGATCCGGCTGGGCCATTCCGAGATCATCGTGCGCGTGCACTGA
- the ygiD gene encoding 4,5-DOPA-extradiol-dioxygenase, giving the protein MPAAFIGHGSPMNALESNRFTSAWRSFGQTVPRPRAILVISAHWYINATAVTAMPRPRTIHDFYGFPRELFDVQYPAPGLPELAEEVSDVVHPTWVGADMDSWGIDHGTWSVLVHAFPDASIPVVQLAINANEPAEYHLRLGAKLAPLRERGVLVVGSGNIVHNLAGMDPTRPEDGFAWARRFDDAAREQLTHSPADVLNLAAHPDHAAAVPTPDHFIPMLYFAGLAAAAPQSARSVDTLVTGYTYGSLSMTSYLLG; this is encoded by the coding sequence ATGCCCGCGGCGTTCATCGGCCACGGCAGCCCGATGAACGCCCTCGAATCCAACCGCTTCACCTCGGCCTGGCGCAGTTTCGGGCAGACCGTGCCGCGGCCCCGCGCGATCCTGGTGATCAGCGCGCACTGGTACATCAACGCCACCGCGGTCACCGCGATGCCGCGCCCGCGCACCATCCACGACTTCTACGGATTCCCCCGCGAGCTGTTCGACGTCCAGTACCCGGCACCGGGGCTGCCGGAGCTGGCCGAGGAGGTCAGCGACGTGGTGCATCCGACCTGGGTGGGCGCCGACATGGACAGCTGGGGTATCGATCACGGCACCTGGTCGGTGCTGGTGCACGCCTTTCCCGACGCGTCCATACCCGTTGTGCAACTGGCGATCAACGCCAACGAACCGGCCGAGTATCACCTGCGGCTCGGGGCCAAGCTGGCACCGTTGCGTGAGCGCGGCGTGCTGGTGGTGGGCAGCGGCAACATCGTGCACAACCTCGCCGGCATGGACCCCACCCGGCCAGAGGACGGCTTCGCCTGGGCCAGGCGGTTCGACGACGCCGCCCGCGAACAACTCACCCACTCCCCCGCCGACGTCCTCAACCTGGCCGCACATCCCGACCATGCGGCCGCGGTACCCACCCCGGACCACTTCATCCCGATGCTGTACTTCGCCGGGCTGGCCGCGGCCGCACCCCAGTCCGCTCGCTCCGTCGACACGTTGGTCACCGGCTACACCTACGGGTCGTTGTCGATGACGTCCTACCTGCTGGGTTGA
- a CDS encoding fibronectin type III domain-containing protein — protein MPDLYPVDDPDDADPRLAPLLAWRQQLVDSGAVAARSFKEAHLRLVLRSGRTDVEQIREMLPGSVAEHADEMARVLAELETGAAASTTETAVPTAGSVHTISFRHDESRPEVVDLSWPDYQANGGVVLYRVVSAEDREPKSPENADLVAATPLSAASDDRPLTGPVRYYQVWVITGTSRADALSTRPVLHAGGVLVAPLVDVSVREDNGLVIGKWTAPPAASSVHVYRIPLDDAEESEIDESRYRILADGEHRTGFVDSGAARGTRYRYRVRCAVEVDGVVRLSEPADADIEVSAVLAAVTDISVDTGFDGETFDVSWAAPGAEVAVYLSQTGPSAGGVSTELPENALEQVGLTPDLRLRQPVIDQAQPDGTHRTLMAGVPWPQGWSRAYVTPVTIVAGRAVLGRTVSAVRTGTIRDIELAEYCNKQVLTFEWPAGAAGVVVTLAAKGHDPRAGLTGRSFEISLEDYEKYGGMHLTGALPVGGCSLHLAPVAFSGGRRVTGPVASIEYPGMLRLQYAVRIGRDPNGFPTTATVAVRSEYDVPGSPSFVLVNNPQRIPLSVHDGQPVDVAPLDAQGQLADQPSKELRWTALTASGSGELWAANVSGLHGWIRLFLNIPDPAQLRTVALLDPPVPTLQLTTTVL, from the coding sequence ATGCCCGATCTGTATCCCGTCGACGATCCCGACGACGCGGATCCCCGGCTGGCGCCGTTGCTGGCCTGGCGTCAGCAATTGGTCGACTCCGGCGCGGTCGCGGCGCGCAGTTTCAAAGAGGCGCACCTGCGTCTCGTACTCCGGTCCGGGCGCACCGACGTCGAGCAGATCCGCGAGATGCTGCCCGGGTCGGTGGCCGAGCATGCCGACGAGATGGCCCGGGTGCTCGCCGAGCTCGAAACCGGAGCCGCGGCCAGTACGACCGAGACGGCGGTGCCCACCGCCGGTTCCGTGCACACCATCTCCTTCCGCCACGATGAGTCGCGCCCCGAGGTCGTGGACCTGAGCTGGCCGGACTATCAGGCCAACGGGGGAGTGGTGCTGTACCGGGTGGTCAGCGCCGAGGATCGGGAACCCAAGTCCCCGGAGAACGCCGACCTCGTCGCGGCGACACCGTTGTCGGCCGCGAGCGATGACCGGCCGCTGACCGGTCCGGTGCGCTACTACCAGGTGTGGGTCATCACCGGTACATCCCGCGCGGATGCCCTGAGCACCAGGCCGGTGCTGCACGCCGGCGGGGTGTTGGTGGCCCCGCTCGTCGACGTGTCCGTCCGGGAGGACAACGGTCTGGTCATCGGGAAGTGGACGGCGCCACCGGCAGCGAGTTCGGTGCACGTGTACCGCATCCCGCTGGACGACGCCGAGGAAAGCGAGATCGACGAGTCGCGTTATCGGATCCTGGCCGACGGTGAGCACCGGACCGGTTTCGTCGATTCCGGGGCGGCCCGGGGTACGCGCTACCGCTACCGGGTGCGCTGCGCCGTCGAGGTCGACGGGGTCGTGCGGCTCTCGGAGCCCGCCGACGCCGACATCGAGGTCTCCGCGGTGCTCGCCGCGGTCACCGACATCTCGGTCGACACCGGTTTCGACGGTGAGACCTTCGACGTGTCATGGGCCGCTCCGGGCGCGGAGGTGGCCGTGTATCTGAGCCAGACCGGCCCGAGCGCCGGCGGCGTGTCCACCGAGCTCCCCGAGAACGCGCTCGAGCAGGTGGGGCTGACCCCGGACCTGCGGCTGCGTCAGCCCGTCATCGATCAGGCCCAACCCGACGGCACCCACCGCACCCTGATGGCGGGGGTGCCCTGGCCGCAGGGCTGGAGCCGGGCCTATGTGACGCCGGTGACGATCGTGGCCGGGCGGGCCGTTCTGGGCCGCACCGTGTCGGCGGTGCGCACCGGCACGATCCGCGACATCGAACTCGCCGAGTACTGCAACAAGCAGGTGCTGACGTTCGAATGGCCGGCCGGTGCAGCAGGTGTGGTGGTGACCTTGGCGGCCAAGGGCCATGACCCCCGGGCCGGTTTGACCGGCCGGTCCTTCGAGATCTCCCTCGAGGACTACGAGAAGTACGGCGGCATGCACCTGACGGGCGCCCTACCGGTGGGGGGCTGCTCACTTCACCTGGCGCCGGTGGCGTTCTCCGGCGGACGACGCGTGACCGGGCCGGTGGCCAGCATCGAGTACCCGGGCATGCTGCGCTTGCAGTACGCGGTGCGAATCGGACGTGACCCCAATGGTTTTCCCACCACGGCCACCGTCGCCGTGCGTTCGGAGTACGACGTGCCGGGGTCGCCTTCGTTCGTGTTGGTCAACAACCCGCAGCGGATTCCGTTGAGCGTGCACGACGGTCAACCGGTCGATGTGGCGCCGCTGGACGCGCAGGGCCAGTTGGCGGACCAGCCGTCCAAGGAGTTGCGGTGGACGGCGCTGACCGCGTCGGGCAGCGGCGAGTTGTGGGCCGCCAACGTCAGCGGGCTGCACGGCTGGATCCGGTTGTTCCTCAACATCCCCGACCCCGCGCAGCTGCGAACCGTTGCCCTGCTGGACCCGCCGGTGCCGACCCTGCAGCTCACCACGACGGTGCTATGA